The Phycisphaeraceae bacterium genome has a window encoding:
- a CDS encoding DUF3987 domain-containing protein, which produces MSDGPSILLESARTYLARGYAVIPVPARKKIPVLKGWTDLRLSETDLPAHFNGTGNIGVLLGEPSGWLVDVDLDCEEAVALAPKFLPPTGATSGRPGKPSSHWWYICEGIKTRKHQDPVSKKMIVELRSTGAQTVVGPSIHPSGEPYDPLDGEPAVVDAGELAAAVAALAEAVTDARHGLKETIASQSRSLGSDRLPAGDAVLRRAAAYLDRIPPAISGSGGHSQTYTAATAMVHGFGLDPEAAFSLLWDRYNPRCEPPWSEKELRHKVTDAANKPHDRPLGWLRDAQKAEDLGGVDLSGFMAAPAKASEDTAAPDEDTPIDPGPLPERYLAVPGFISEVMAFNKETAHRWQPMLALAGAMCLQAVLAGRKVRDERGNRTNLYVVCLAGSGSGKDNARLINKAVLFKAGLNGLEGNEDLASDAGLVTAVEAEPAILFQIDEFGRWLRTIGDPKKAPHLFNVISTLMKMYSSARSVFKGKAYADAKRNKVIDQPCVSLLATTAPEHFKHALTPDAMSDGFMARLIVFETGEMPPRVWQPEKDPPQAIVDAATWWGAFNPGGNLSREHPKPMVVPTTDDARAVFNRLAALADTEMERPREDLRSIWARVEEKACRLALIYACSKNRERPVIDADAAEWACGLSEHLTRRVLYLAHEYVSQGEFDAKQKAVLRAMRTAGGRMTRSQMCRVTQHLTQRERDEVLENLKETGRLKEGVEPTAGRSRRVYELLP; this is translated from the coding sequence ATGAGCGATGGCCCCTCCATCCTGCTCGAGTCGGCGCGCACGTACCTCGCCCGCGGGTACGCGGTGATCCCCGTGCCCGCGCGGAAGAAGATCCCCGTGCTCAAGGGGTGGACGGACCTGCGGCTCTCCGAGACCGACCTGCCGGCGCACTTCAACGGCACCGGCAACATCGGCGTGCTGCTGGGAGAACCGAGCGGGTGGCTGGTGGATGTCGACCTCGACTGCGAGGAGGCGGTGGCGCTTGCGCCCAAGTTCCTACCGCCGACCGGCGCGACGTCCGGGCGGCCCGGCAAACCCTCGTCGCACTGGTGGTACATCTGCGAGGGGATCAAGACCCGCAAGCACCAGGACCCGGTGTCCAAGAAGATGATCGTCGAGCTGCGGAGCACCGGGGCGCAGACGGTCGTCGGCCCGAGCATCCACCCCAGCGGGGAGCCGTACGACCCGCTCGACGGCGAGCCCGCTGTGGTCGACGCCGGGGAACTGGCCGCCGCCGTCGCGGCGCTGGCCGAGGCCGTGACCGACGCGCGGCACGGGTTGAAGGAAACGATCGCTTCCCAGTCCCGATCACTAGGAAGCGATCGCTTACCAGCGGGCGACGCTGTGCTCCGCCGCGCCGCGGCGTACCTGGACCGCATCCCACCAGCGATCTCCGGCTCGGGCGGGCACAGCCAGACCTACACCGCCGCGACGGCGATGGTGCACGGATTCGGCCTCGATCCCGAGGCGGCATTCTCGCTTCTGTGGGATCGGTACAACCCGCGGTGCGAGCCGCCGTGGTCTGAGAAAGAGCTGCGGCACAAGGTGACCGACGCCGCCAACAAGCCGCACGATCGTCCGCTCGGCTGGCTCCGCGATGCTCAGAAAGCCGAGGATCTGGGCGGCGTGGACCTGTCGGGATTCATGGCAGCGCCGGCGAAGGCGAGCGAGGACACTGCCGCTCCGGACGAGGACACGCCGATCGATCCCGGCCCGCTCCCCGAGCGCTACCTCGCCGTGCCGGGGTTCATCTCCGAAGTCATGGCGTTCAACAAGGAGACGGCGCACCGCTGGCAGCCGATGCTCGCGCTCGCCGGCGCGATGTGCCTCCAGGCCGTCCTCGCCGGGCGCAAGGTCCGCGACGAGCGCGGCAACCGCACCAACCTGTACGTCGTGTGCCTCGCGGGGTCCGGTTCGGGCAAAGACAACGCGAGGCTCATCAACAAAGCGGTGCTCTTCAAGGCCGGTCTCAACGGGCTCGAGGGCAACGAGGACCTCGCCAGCGACGCCGGGCTGGTCACTGCCGTCGAAGCCGAGCCTGCGATCCTCTTCCAAATCGACGAGTTCGGGCGTTGGCTCCGCACCATTGGCGACCCGAAGAAGGCCCCGCACCTGTTCAACGTCATCTCCACGCTGATGAAGATGTACTCGTCGGCGCGGAGCGTCTTCAAGGGAAAGGCATACGCCGACGCCAAGCGGAACAAGGTGATCGACCAGCCATGCGTGTCGCTGCTGGCGACGACCGCGCCCGAGCACTTCAAGCACGCGCTCACGCCCGACGCCATGAGCGACGGGTTTATGGCCCGGCTCATTGTGTTCGAGACTGGGGAGATGCCGCCGCGCGTCTGGCAACCGGAGAAGGACCCGCCGCAGGCGATCGTGGATGCGGCCACCTGGTGGGGCGCGTTCAACCCCGGCGGCAACCTCAGCCGCGAGCACCCCAAGCCGATGGTGGTTCCGACCACCGACGACGCCCGCGCCGTGTTCAACCGCCTCGCGGCGCTCGCCGACACCGAGATGGAGCGCCCGCGCGAGGACCTGCGGTCGATCTGGGCACGCGTCGAGGAGAAGGCGTGCCGCCTGGCGCTGATCTACGCCTGCTCCAAGAACCGCGAGAGGCCGGTCATCGACGCCGACGCAGCGGAATGGGCCTGCGGCCTGTCCGAGCACCTGACCCGTCGCGTGCTCTACCTCGCCCACGAGTATGTGTCGCAAGGCGAGTTCGACGCCAAGCAGAAAGCCGTGCTTCGCGCGATGCGGACGGCGGGCGGGCGCATGACCCGGTCGCAGATGTGCCGCGTGACCCAGCACCTGACCCAGCGGGAGCGGGACGAGGTGCTTGAGAACCTCAAGGAGACCGGCCGCTTGAAAGAAGGGGTCGAGCCGACCGCCGGGCGGTCAAGGAGGGTGTATGAACTCCTGCCGTAG